The DNA segment GCGATTACTGGCCGAAGGGCGGGTGCCCGTTCACTTCCCGTGAGCGCCGCGTCTCGGAGCGGTTGCGGCGCGATTCGCGCAGCGTCTTGGGCAACCGCCGATTACTGCTCGAACACGTCGCCGGAGGAATGGCCGCGGGCGGAGGAGCGGCCGCGAGCAGTTCGACTCGCGCGAACCGGCTGCCGATCTCACTGACCAGCGCCACCTCGGCCTCGTCCTCGCCGCGTACGTAGTCCGCGGCGGCGGTGTGCGCGACGTGCGGTGCGAGCGTGATCCCGTGCCTGGCCCGGACCGCGTAGAGGCCGTCGGCGGTGTCGAAGACCGCACCGACGACCACCCCTTCCTCGAACACGATCCGCTGCAGGCGCGCGTCGCCCCTCATGTCGATGTCGCGCATGCGGGCCTCGCCGTTCAGCCACGTCGCCAACGGCACCGCACCGCCCCCGGCGGGCAACGTGACCCTGCCCACCACCTTGACCTGAACCGGGCGGTCGTCGAGCGTGCGCATGGTGGTGGTGCGCCAGTCGGACACCCTGGTGTGCAGCAGTCCGTACGGCGAGAGCAGGCACTGCTCCGTCCACTTCCGCAGCCGGCCGCCGTAGAAGGGGGCGACCTTGCGGTCGCGGCGTTCGGCCGCGGTCAGCGGCCGGACCGGGCGCACCGGGACGTCATCCGTAGGCAGTGGCTCGGTGGGCAGGCCGTCCGTCAGCGCGGCGAAATACTCGAGGGTCTCCTCGTCGGTCACCCGCCCGGCCGGCCAAGCACGCTCGTCGTCGTCCGATACGGCGACAAGCACGTCGACGCCTTCGTCAGCGGCCACCACCGCACTGGCGAGTGCACCCACCAGCCCGCCCACGCAGAGGACGTCGACTTCGTGATCCCACATATTCGTTAAACACCTCGCCGTTGCTCGGTTCGCGCCTGTCGGTTCATCGATCGGCGGGTCGATACACGCCGCTGTCGTGATGGTTCTGCCCGTTTTATGGCCACATCCAGGGCGGCACCGTTGAGCACGTGCACCCGGCCACGACCTGACGGATGCGTCGCGGGGATGGGAAGGTGGGTCGCCACGGCCTGTGCAGGGATTCGAGGGGGTTTGCCAGAACAGGCCGTGGCAACCGGATGAAGGTACCATCGCAACCGGCGGAGCGAAAGCGGGGCCGAATGGTGCCCGCCGACGCGCCCGCTCCGGCATATGCAGCGCATATGCCCGGCAAACGAGATACTCGAAGTCATCACCCGTCGCACTTTACATACTTTTTGGATGATTCGCACGACGGGCGGTAACCTGAAGTATGTACTGGCCACGGGGGCGTCCGCGGCCCCGACCACCCGCCGACACGCGCGGGCGAGCAAACCGAGGACGTGAGTGGCCGAGCAGGTCGACCGGAGAACCGACGCGACGCGTCAGCAGATCCTCCGGGCTGCGGCGAAACAGTTCGCCGTCAAGCCCTACGGTCTGGTGAACCTCGACGACATCCTGCTCGACGCCGCCGTCACCAAAGGGGCGATGTACCACCATTTCCGGTCCAAGTACGCGCTTGCCTCGGCGATCGTCGACCAGTGGCTCGAGTCGAATCGCCGCATCATCGACGACACCGTGGCGTTGCGACACTCCGGCATGGAAACGCTCGTCGACATCGTCTTCGCGATCGCGCTGAGAGACATCGGGGATCCCGCCACCCGGGCGGGCCTGAATCTGTTGGAGTCCGTCGGCCGCACGGACGGACTCCGCCGGCGCGCCTTTGACGCCTCGCGAAAAGCGTTGACCCCGCTCGCGCTGCGCGCAATCGAGAACGGTGACGCCGCGGCAGACAGGACGCCCGAGGACATCGCGCGCGTACTGGTCTACCTCTATCTGGGCGTGCGGCAGGCCAACGACCCTGGGGACGCCGCCGCCTTCCTCGGCGACCTGCACAGCGCGTGGACGCTGGTGCTCCCCGGGCTGGCGGCGAGCGACCGGCTCGGGTACCTGACCACCTTCGTTCGTCGGCGCAGCGCTTTGGCGATCAAGAAAGCCGCGCCGCTATCCACCGATACGCTATGACCGCGGGCCGACGCCCCGTGGCATCGACCGTCGTCCGGAGGTGGACAGCGAGACATGATTCGCCAGGCACGTTCTGAGGCGACCAGGCGCAGGATCATCGAGGCGGCGGTCGACCTGTTCAGCGAACGCGGTTTTCCCGGAACGGGACTCGGCGACATCATCGAGCGTGCCGAGATGACCAAAGGTGCGCTCTACTACCACTTCGACTCCAAAGAAGCTCTCGCCGCCGAGATCGTCAGAGAGGGCAGCGCCCGGCTGATGAGCACGTTCGACGCGATCAGCGAATCGTCTTCACCCGCCCTCGAGAGCATCATCCACGGCACGTTCCTCGTCGTCGACCAACTCAGCACGGACAAGGTGGCCCGTGTCGGGATCGTGCTGATGAGGGTGTTCGCCGGATTCAGCGACTCCGCGGGCGGCACCTACAACGGCTGGTTGTCGGCCATGGAAGCCGACGTGGCCCGAGCCCGCGACGAAGGCGACGTTCGCGAGGATGTGGATGTCACGGCGGTCGCCGAGACCTTCGTCGGCGCGTTCGTCGGGGGGAGCCTGCTGTCCGACGCCGCATCGAGGGGCGCGGACCTGCGCGAGCGCGTCACACGACTGTTCGGCCTCGTCCTGCCGGCCATCGTCACCGACGAATCACGGGACTACTTCGCCGAATTCCTGGCACGCGAGGCCCGACAGCGACCACCGCGGGACTGAGTGGCTCAGACCTCCTCCGACCACAGACGCTCGGTGAGGTCGGTGAACATCGCCAGTGCCACCGGATCGTCGCCGCGCAACAACGCCGACTTGCTCATCCGCGCCCGCACCGTGGAACCGTCCCGATGCACGAGCTCCACGACGAGGTCCGCGTGGGCGCGCACCACCATCACCGCGGAGTCGTCGGCCGGCAGCCGGTGAAAGATCTGGGAGAACCGCGACGCCGTCACTTCGTCGGGGGTGTACCCCACCATGTCGCCGAACGCCGCATTGGCGAAGAGGATCTGCCCGTCCTCCGCGATCGCAAGGACCGGCACCGGGAAGCGTTCGAGCAAAACCAGTGCCGGCATGTCCCGCAGCAGCGACATCGGCGATCGGTCGTCGTTGTCGTTTCGCCGCCGCTCCATCGAACGATTATCGCCGAACGCCGGTACGTGCGGAGGGCGGGGCGGTTGACCGTCACTTGACTAACTAGGTTTACTCTGTGAGGACGCACACCGAAGACGGGGGTGACCCATGGACTTGACCTGGTCGGATCGCGACTTGGCGTTCCGCGACGAAGTGCGCACGTTCCTCGCGGAGAAACTCACACCGGAGATTCAGCGCGCCGGACGGCTGATGACCAGCGTCTACGCCGACCATGAAGCGAGCATGGCGTGGCAGGCGATCCTGCACGAACGGGGCTGGGCGGCGCCCGCGTGGCCGGTGGAGTACGGCGGCTGCGACTGGAGCCTCACCCAGCACTACATCTTCAGTCGCGAATCCACACTGGCCGGCGCGCCCTCGTTGTCGCCCATGGGCATTCGCATGGTCGCGCACGCGATCATCAAGTTCGGCACAGCCGCACAGAAGGATTATTTCCTCCCCCGCATCCTCACCGGTGAGGTGTTCTTCTGCCAGGGCTACTCCGAACCGGAGGCCGGGTCCGACCTCGCCGCGCTGACCATGGCGGCCGTCGACGACGGTGACGACCTGGTGTGTACGGGCAGCAAGATCTGGACGACCCACGCCGCGGAAGCGAACTGGATGTTCGCCCTGGTGCGGACCACCCGCGCACCGAAGAAGCAGCAGGGCATCACCTTCGTCCTGATCGACATGACCACGCCGGGCATCGAGATTCGGCCGCTGGTCATGACCTCGGGCGAGGAAGTCCAGAACCAGGTCTTCTTCGACGAGGTCCGTGTTCCCAAATCGAACGTCCTCGGCGAAATCGACGACGGCTGGACCGTCGCGAAGTACCTGCTGGAGTTCGAACGCGGAGGCGGCTCATCGGCGCCGGCGCTGCAGGTGCTGGCCGAGGAGATCGCCACGGTGGCCGCGGATCAGCCGGGTCCCGACGGCGGCCGCCTCATCGACGATGCCGCTTTCTCGCGTCGGCTGGCCGAGGCTCGCATCCGCACCGACGTGCTCGAGATCCTCGAGTACCGGGTACTGGCCACCGTCGCGGCGGGCAAGAACCCCGGGTCGGCCTCCTCGATGCTCAAGGTGCTCGGCACCGAGCTCAGTCAGGATCTCACCGAATTGGCGATGGTCGCGGCGGGCCCGCGGGCACGGGTCTACCAACCGCACGCCACCTGCCCGGGCGGCCCGGTCGCCGAATACGAGCCGCCCGCCGACGGTTACGTCAGCGGTGAGCCGTGGCAGGCAGTGGCACCGCT comes from the Mycolicibacterium litorale genome and includes:
- a CDS encoding TetR family transcriptional regulator, which encodes MAEQVDRRTDATRQQILRAAAKQFAVKPYGLVNLDDILLDAAVTKGAMYHHFRSKYALASAIVDQWLESNRRIIDDTVALRHSGMETLVDIVFAIALRDIGDPATRAGLNLLESVGRTDGLRRRAFDASRKALTPLALRAIENGDAAADRTPEDIARVLVYLYLGVRQANDPGDAAAFLGDLHSAWTLVLPGLAASDRLGYLTTFVRRRSALAIKKAAPLSTDTL
- a CDS encoding PAS domain S-box protein is translated as MSLLRDMPALVLLERFPVPVLAIAEDGQILFANAAFGDMVGYTPDEVTASRFSQIFHRLPADDSAVMVVRAHADLVVELVHRDGSTVRARMSKSALLRGDDPVALAMFTDLTERLWSEEV
- a CDS encoding acyl-CoA dehydrogenase family protein; the encoded protein is MDLTWSDRDLAFRDEVRTFLAEKLTPEIQRAGRLMTSVYADHEASMAWQAILHERGWAAPAWPVEYGGCDWSLTQHYIFSRESTLAGAPSLSPMGIRMVAHAIIKFGTAAQKDYFLPRILTGEVFFCQGYSEPEAGSDLAALTMAAVDDGDDLVCTGSKIWTTHAAEANWMFALVRTTRAPKKQQGITFVLIDMTTPGIEIRPLVMTSGEEVQNQVFFDEVRVPKSNVLGEIDDGWTVAKYLLEFERGGGSSAPALQVLAEEIATVAADQPGPDGGRLIDDAAFSRRLAEARIRTDVLEILEYRVLATVAAGKNPGSASSMLKVLGTELSQDLTELAMVAAGPRARVYQPHATCPGGPVAEYEPPADGYVSGEPWQAVAPLRYFNDRAGSIYAGSNEIQRNILAKAALGL
- a CDS encoding ScbR family autoregulator-binding transcription factor, with the protein product MIRQARSEATRRRIIEAAVDLFSERGFPGTGLGDIIERAEMTKGALYYHFDSKEALAAEIVREGSARLMSTFDAISESSSPALESIIHGTFLVVDQLSTDKVARVGIVLMRVFAGFSDSAGGTYNGWLSAMEADVARARDEGDVREDVDVTAVAETFVGAFVGGSLLSDAASRGADLRERVTRLFGLVLPAIVTDESRDYFAEFLAREARQRPPRD